Sequence from the Hallerella porci genome:
TGGAACCGTTTTGGCGTTTGACTTTTCCTGCGAGAAGTTCTAAGAGTGTGCTTTTTCCTTGTCCGCTTAATCCGATAATCGAAAGAATTTTCCCGGCGGGCAAAGAAAATCGAATGTCTTCTAAAATATTTTTTTTCGAAAGATGAACGGAAACATCGTGGACGGTTAACGAAAATCCGATGTCTTTTTGATGCAGAAAAATATTGCCATCGCGAAATTCCAAAAGACACCACGGCAATTTTAAGGTTTCGTGATTTTCTAAAAATTGTACGCGATGAAAATGCGATTGTAAAAAAATGAGCTTTAAACGTTTTCCGCACAAAGTCGCTTGCGCCAATTTTTTCGGACAAGCGGGATGCAAAATGGTTCCCGGAATATCGTCGTCTTCACCGCGCCCGAGGAAAATCGGAGAATCTTTGGAAAGCGGAATCGCGGGCACATCTTCGAGAGAACGCACATGAGAAAGCGTAAGCTCATTTTGTTTTAACGCAAAACGAAGTTGTTGCAAACCGAGCAAGAAAATATCGCCGTCTTCAATTTCTTTTTGTTCAATATTTTTCCCGGCGAAAAGAGTTCCCGAAGTTTGACTTAAATTGGTGAAAATCCAACGTCCATTTTGAAATTCAATTTTTGCATGCATGCGCGAAACGGAAGCATCGTGAAGTTCAAAATTCACATTTTTTCCGCGCCCGATGAAAAATGGTTCATCCGGAGAAATTTTTTGCACCAAAAAAGTAGAAGCCATAAATTATTGCAGCTGAGCAATTCCTTTGGCGAAGCGTTCTGCGGCAGCGGCGAGAGTTTCCATCGACGCAGCATACGAGAATCGCACATAGCCTTCGCGGCCGAATGCACTTCCCGGCACAATTGCGAGTCCTTCTTTTTCGAGAAGATAAGTGCAGAATGTGACGGAATCCGAAATCACTTTGCCGTCCGGAGATTTTTTCCCGAAAAGTGCGCTCACATTTGCGAACAAATAAAATGCGCCTTGCGGAAGTCTTGCAGAAACTCCGGGAATCGCAGAAATTTTTTGAAAGAGAAAATCGCGGCGGCGTTTAAATTCATCGCGCATTTTGTAAACATTGTTGAGTGGCATTTGAAGCGCTTTTTCGGCTGCGTATTGCGCAATATTCGACGGGTGATGCGTCGTTTGTCCTTGCGCTTTGGCGATGAGTTTTGCGATTTCTTTCGGGGCGGCGACGTAGCCGATTCTCCAACCGGTCATGCAATGCGATTTTGAAAGTCCGTTGATGATGAGAGTGCGCTCTGCCATTTGCGGGAACGCGGCGAGACTTTTAAAATGAAAACTTTCGCTGTAGGAAAAATGCTCGTAAATTTCGTCGGAGACCGCATACAAATCGTGTTTGACGATGAGCTTTGCAATTTCTCCGAGAACATTTTCCGTGTAAAGAGTTCCCGTCGGATTTGTCGGATTATTTAAAATCACCGCTTTCGTTTTTGCGGTAATTGCCGCTTCCAATTCTTGCGGACTCATTTGAAAATCATCTTCGGCTTTCGTGTGCACAATGACAGGAATACCGCCCAATAATTTCACGAGTTCGGGATAAGTCACCCAATACGGTTCTGGAATAATGACTTCGTCGCCGGGGTTAATGAGCGCGAGAAGAGAATTGAAAACCGCGTGCTTTGCACCGCTCGTTAAAATGATTTGCTCCGGCGCATAATCTAAACCGTTTTCATTTTTCAATTTTTTTGCAACCGCTTCGCGGACGCTTAAAATTCCTTGCGGTGCTGTGTAACGTGTTTTCTTTTCATCGATTGCGGATTTTGCGGCTTCGCAAATTTCTTCGGGAGTATCCCAATCGGGTTCGCCAGCGCCGAGAGAAACGATGTCCTTTCCTTCGGCTTTTAATTTTTTAGCGAGAGAGTCCACGGCAACGGTGAGCGATGGCGCAATATTTTGAATGCGGATAGAAAGATTTTTCATGGAAGATTTCTCCTGCGGATTCGCCGACGATCAATGGCTCCGGCGAGAAGCGGAAAAACGAAAAGGTGAGAAAGCATAAGACAGAAAAGTCCGAGAATCGAGATGAGTCCGATTTCGTGAATGCCTGGATGCGAAGAAGCAAAAAGTCCGCAAAGGACGATGAGGGTTAAAAATTCTGCGAAAAGACAAGTGATTCCCGTGGTGCGGAAAACGTAGTGAATGCTTCCGGTGGAATTTTCAAAATACGAATTCCAAAGTTGAATGGAACCGTCGAGGCTCATCCCGATTAAAATGGGGAAGGCGAGCGCGCTGTACGCCGAAATGGAAATATCGAAAAGGCGTAATAATCCGAGAAGCCAGAAGAAAGCGATGATGGGTGGCGTAATTGTAAGAAGTGAAAAGGAAATTTTTTTGTAGAAGAGGAGGGTGAGAAGAAGGACGCCTGCGATGCCCGCGAGAATTGTCTTGTGAAAATGTGGAAGAGTCCGATTTAAAAGGTCGGCGCGGACGAGAGCAGTTCCCGTCATCGGGTAATGATAGGGCTCTAATTCTTTTGCTAAACGGCGACAAGCGAGTCCATCGTTCGGATCAAAATTGGGAAAGATAAATGCGTATTCGATAGAACCTTTTGCGTTTTCCCCAAAAATGCGGCGCAGATTTTGCGGCAAATCGCGGTAGAGAACGGGCGAAATTTTCATCGCATTTAAACGGTTGAATCGTTCGGAATCGGCGGGGCTAATTTGCTTGAGCATTTCCAAATCGATTTCGTTTCGGATATCGTTGAGGATGGAAATTTTTTCTTGCTGATTTGACGGAATTAAATTTTGAAAAATCGTAACGGCGCGAATTCCGGTTTCGGGATTTTGCTTTTGTTCGCGGCTAATGCGATTGTAAAAGGCGCGCGCTTCTTTTGCATCGGGAAGAATGACGACGATTGGATCGTAGCGCAAGTAAGCGGTTTCGCGGAGAAGAGAATCGGCGATTGCTGTATTCGGGTTGTAAAGAGTGTGCGAAAAATCGTAATCGAATTTGGGATAAATTCCGCGGCAAGGAAGAATAAGAGAAATGAGAATGACAGGAATTAACGCTTTCTTAAATCCGATGAATGGACGCTCTTTAAAATCGTGCATCCGACTTTGAATTTTTCCAAAGACGAGGAATGGGCGGTAATGACCGGTGAGTTCGATGAGAGCGGGGAAGACGAGGCTCGAAAGCGACCAGTTGAGAATTGAACCGACAGCCCCGAGAATTCCGAGTTCTTGCATTCCGGTGAGCGGCACAAAATAAAGTCCGAGGAATGCGATGGCGAAAGAAAATGTGGAAACTGCAATCGTCGGGCCGATTCCCAAAAGCGCACTTTCTAAGCTCAATTCGTAACCGAGACCTTTGCGTTGTTCTTCGGCGTAACGCGTCATCAAATGCACAATTTCGCGGCAAGAAATTCCGGGAAGAATGACCGCGAGAATGAGCGAATATAAATTGATGCGCCCGAAGAAAAGCCACGCTGCGGCAAGAGTCCACACAAAAACGAGCGCAATCGGAATGACGGAAAGAATAAAAACGGTCGGCTGTTTTGCAAAGCGGAATAAGAAAAAGATGGAGAGAAGAATGGCTAAAACGATTCCGGTAAATCGCGCTTCGGGGAGAATTTTCCAGCCTTCGCGAGCGGTATCGTAAACATTGCCGGTGAGGTAAAGACTTGCGTTATCGCTTTCGGGAAGACTTTCAAAAGCGCCTTCGACGATGCGGGTAAGTTTCCTAGATGCGGCGAGATCCGAAACGCGTTCCTTTGGAAATACGCTGACGATGCGCACGGTTCCGTCGGCATTCGAATACATATTCCGCAATTTCGCCAGGTAATCGTTTTCGGTTTTAAAAAGAGTTAACGAATCGGTAATTTCTTTTGCAATGGAATCGCGGACAATTTTTACTGATGAATCGCCGACTTGCAAATCCACATATAACGGATTCTGTTCAAATTTATACCGCGATTGGATTTCGGCAATGCGGCTGCGAATTTTTTTCAAATCCGACGTGTGCGCATACAGCAAGCGATTCTTTTCAAAAAAATCCGCTTCGGATTGATACTCGATAAAATTGACAAATCGATTTTCTTCGAGTTCGTGCACAAGCCCTTGGACAAGGCGATCGTTGCGCGCGCTATCGGGCGAAGTAATGACCGCGATGAGAGAACCGAAGCCTCCGAAATTTTCTTCGACAATGGAATTGGTTTGCTTTACCGCCGATGTTTTGGGGAGCATGTCGATAGTTCTCAAATCCCATTTTAAATTCCGCACCGGATAAATGGAAAGTAGCGTAATCGCTAGCGCTACGAAGAGAACGAGCTTCGGGTGTTTTAACGCACTGCGCAAAATTCTTTGAAGTAAAGAGAACACAAAATCAAATTAGAAATTAGAAAGCGTGCGCAGATTTTTCTTTGGATAGAATCGCAAAAAAAAGCTCCGCGAGAGCGGAGCTTTTTGAAATTAGCCACAGCTAAATTTTCCAGCTTCTTTCCCGATGTATTCGGGGTAGTTGCCGTCGAAGCAAGCGGCGCAATATTCTGCGGGAGCGCCGGTGCATTCTTTCATCCCGTCAATGCTCAAGTAGCCTAAGCTTTCGACTCCGAGCATTTTGGCGATTTCTTGCGGAGTCATGCTGCTAGCCGCTAAATCGCCCGCATTCGGGAAGTCCATCCCGAAATAGCAAGCGTGTGCTACCGGAGGCGATGCAATGCGAATGTGCACTTCGGTAGCGCCGGCATCGCGAATCATCTTCGAAAGAATTTTGAGAGTCGTGCCGCGGACGATAGAATCATCGACAACGCAGACTTTGCGGTTTTTCAAAACGCCTTCGATCGGGTTGAATTTTAAGCGGACTTTTTGAGCGCGGACATTTTGTGTCGGGTCAATGAATGTGCGTCCGACGTAATGGTTGCGGAGAAGTCCGATTTCAAATTTAATGCCAGCTTCGCGAGCGTAGCCGAGAGCTGCGGTCGTCGAAGAATCCGGAACCGGAATCACGATGTCTGCGTCGACGGGGCATTCGCGGGCGAGTTGCTTTCCCATTTTACGGCGAACTTTATCGCAAATCTGTTCGAAAATGCGAGAATCCGGACGCGCAAAATAGATGTATTCAAAAATGCAGTGGGCGAGGCGACCTTTTTTCGTAAAGGTTTCGGAATGCAAACCGTCTTGAGTAATGGTGAGCAGTTCGCCCGGTAAAATATCGCGGACATAATTTGCGCCGAGCAAATCAAATGCGCAAGTTTCGCTTGCGACGCACCAACTATTTCCAAAACGAGCGAGCGAAAGAGGACGGAAGGCGTAGCCATCGCGGGCGACGAACATCGTGTCTTTCGTCATGATAATAATGCAAAAGCACCCGGTGAGTTTCGAAAGCGCTTTCTTAATCGCTTCTTTCACATTGGGTGCTTGAGTGCGAGCAATTTCGTGCAAGAGAATTTCGGAGTCCGAAGTCGTCTGGAAAATATGACCGGCTTCTTCCATTTCTTCGCGGAGTTCTGCAGCATTGGTGAGGTTACCATTATGCGCAATGGCGAGTTGACCCCATTTGCAGCTCACTAAAATCGGCTGCGCATTGGCGAGAGTACTAGAGCCCGTAGTGCTATAACGCACATGTCCAATTCCCGCAAAGCCCTGCAATTCGTCCACATTATATTCGCGGAGAAGGGTTGAAACCAAACCCATCGATTTGCGAACGCGGATTTTATCGCCATTGGTGATAGCAAAACCTGCGCTTTCTTGACCGCGGTGCTGCAGAGCGTAAAGCCCCATCGCAACGTTACGTGCAACGTTTTCGCCATTGTAGATGCCGATAACGCCGCATTCTTCGTGAAGTTCTTCCAACATGGAAACCTCGTTAAGTGATGTAAAATAAAATAGAAAAAGTTCTACGCTCTTTGAAAACGCAGAACTTTTCATTCCTTTATTCTACACCGATGAATTGCTTTTTCCCGTCAATTGTGATTTCGTAAACGCCTTTAAATCCGCGGATTTCGGCGATGCCGTCGGCGTTTGCCGTTGCAGTGGTATCGGTCGTCCACGTTTTGTGCCAGAGATTATAAATGGTTTTTGCCGCGGGCTTTTCTCTGCCATCGCTTGCGATAATGCCACCGTTTTTAATCCAATGATGATTATCCCAGAATCCCCAAAGGAGAACGCCTGAGACCGCAGGATGACTGAAAACCGTGCGCAAGAAAGTTTCGTATTTCTCGGCTTGCACTTCTTCGGGATCGTTCATGCCGACTTGCCAATCGCCAAAATCGAGTTCGGTTACTTCAATCGGGAGACCGAGTGCGGCGAGTTTATCCAAGCGTTCGTGGATGAGTTCGGGGACGACGGGGCGCAAGCCAAAATGGCATTGTACGCCGATGCCGTGAATCGGAATTTTTCGTTTGAGCATTCCTTGGATGAGAGTCACATAACGGTCGGTTTCACCCGCAGCGACGACATTGTAATCGTTGATGAAAAGTTTCGCCGTCGGATCGACTTGATGCGCCCAAATAAATGCGCTGTCGAGCCAGTTCCAGCCGCACATATTAAATGTATAAGCTTCGTGGAGCGGTTCATTCCACACATCGTATTCGGCAAATTTTCCTTTGTATTCTTTTAAATCGCGTTCGATGCGGAGCTTCAAATATTTTCCAAAATCTTTGCATTCCTTGGGAGAAGTCGGATTGGAAAAATGCTTGTCATAATTGTATTGTTGAATTCCCCACATGATTGCGTGCCCGCGGAGTTTCCATTTATTTTTTTCGGCGAAGGAAATGTATTCTTGCAATTCTTCTTTTTTGAGTTTTCCTTTTTTCGGTTCGTATTCGGGCCACTTAAATTGATTTTCGGGAACGCCGTACCAGAAATATTTTTTTGCTGCGGAGCGGAACCATTTTTCGATGCTGTCTTGTTTGCTATTGCCTTCGATTTTATAAAGCGCAAGCGCTGTGCCAAAAGGGAAGGCGTGCTTTGTGAGTTTGAAATGAACTTGTTCATCGGGATTTGCTTTGACGGTAATTTTCGTTTTGCGGAGGCTATCGATTCGAGAGTCTGCTGCGGCATACCAATCGGAATTGAGAGATCCGAGTTTTTCGATTGCAACATCATCCATTTGCAGCCAGCCTTTTTTTAAGCCGACGTGGAAGGTGACATTATTTACTCCGTAGCCTTTTTGGTCGGCGAGGAATGTCATCGAATACGTTTGCCATTTATCGGTGAGCTCAAAAGATGCGCTTTCTTTTTGTCGATAATCGGGAGCGCCACCTTGAACGACTGCGTTAATCGGCATATTACCTTTGGCTTTAAAAGTCAATTTGTAATAAGCGGAATCCGCGAGGAATTTTGGCGGTTGAAGTTGTAATCCCCACCAAATTTTCGGCAGTTCTTTGACGACGAGTTTTGCGCCTTGGGAACCATCAAATCCCAGTCCCGGTTCAGCGAGTTTGAGTTCTACTTTCGCAGGACCATCGGGATTATTCCAAAGATACCAACCGCCGTCGCCGTATTCCATATTCCCGTTGCTGAGAACATTTTGGGCAAAGTTTGTCGCGGCAAAGAGAAGAACGGCTGCCGCCGAAATTTTAAATCGGGAAAGAAACATAAGCTACCTCAAAAAAGAATTTATTCTGCCAAAACAAAAATGGTAAAATTCTTTTTCAAGAAAACTAAAAAACTGTAGCAAAAGTGTTAAAAAGAAAAATATAACAATGGCGCGGCGAAGCCGCGTCAGCATTTCAACTCTTAATTTTCCTGGATTCTGTAAATCATCGCGTGTTCTAAAACGAGCGGTTTATTGTGGGCAAAAAATACCGTGCCCGAAACGGGCGCTTTGACGGTATCCAAAATAGAAGCGTCGTAAGGGTCTAAAATTTTGGCTAAAGCTTGACCTTCTTCAACGGTTGCAGAAGCGCCGACTAAGCGGTAAAAAATGCCCGCGCGTCTTGCGGTGACGTTGATTAAATCGCCTTCGTCCAAAATAATCGATTCGTAGCCCGCGTTTCGAAATTTAAAACTCGTCACGCCGACTTTTTGCAAGAATCGTAAAATCGCGTCAATGGTTTGGGCGCTCGTCGCATTTTCTACATAATTTGTTTGTCCCGCATAAATCGAGAACGCTTTCGTTTCCCAAATT
This genomic interval carries:
- a CDS encoding pyridoxal phosphate-dependent aminotransferase, whose protein sequence is MKNLSIRIQNIAPSLTVAVDSLAKKLKAEGKDIVSLGAGEPDWDTPEEICEAAKSAIDEKKTRYTAPQGILSVREAVAKKLKNENGLDYAPEQIILTSGAKHAVFNSLLALINPGDEVIIPEPYWVTYPELVKLLGGIPVIVHTKAEDDFQMSPQELEAAITAKTKAVILNNPTNPTGTLYTENVLGEIAKLIVKHDLYAVSDEIYEHFSYSESFHFKSLAAFPQMAERTLIINGLSKSHCMTGWRIGYVAAPKEIAKLIAKAQGQTTHHPSNIAQYAAEKALQMPLNNVYKMRDEFKRRRDFLFQKISAIPGVSARLPQGAFYLFANVSALFGKKSPDGKVISDSVTFCTYLLEKEGLAIVPGSAFGREGYVRFSYAASMETLAAAAERFAKGIAQLQ
- a CDS encoding efflux RND transporter permease subunit, whose product is MFSLLQRILRSALKHPKLVLFVALAITLLSIYPVRNLKWDLRTIDMLPKTSAVKQTNSIVEENFGGFGSLIAVITSPDSARNDRLVQGLVHELEENRFVNFIEYQSEADFFEKNRLLYAHTSDLKKIRSRIAEIQSRYKFEQNPLYVDLQVGDSSVKIVRDSIAKEITDSLTLFKTENDYLAKLRNMYSNADGTVRIVSVFPKERVSDLAASRKLTRIVEGAFESLPESDNASLYLTGNVYDTAREGWKILPEARFTGIVLAILLSIFFLFRFAKQPTVFILSVIPIALVFVWTLAAAWLFFGRINLYSLILAVILPGISCREIVHLMTRYAEEQRKGLGYELSLESALLGIGPTIAVSTFSFAIAFLGLYFVPLTGMQELGILGAVGSILNWSLSSLVFPALIELTGHYRPFLVFGKIQSRMHDFKERPFIGFKKALIPVILISLILPCRGIYPKFDYDFSHTLYNPNTAIADSLLRETAYLRYDPIVVILPDAKEARAFYNRISREQKQNPETGIRAVTIFQNLIPSNQQEKISILNDIRNEIDLEMLKQISPADSERFNRLNAMKISPVLYRDLPQNLRRIFGENAKGSIEYAFIFPNFDPNDGLACRRLAKELEPYHYPMTGTALVRADLLNRTLPHFHKTILAGIAGVLLLTLLFYKKISFSLLTITPPIIAFFWLLGLLRLFDISISAYSALAFPILIGMSLDGSIQLWNSYFENSTGSIHYVFRTTGITCLFAEFLTLIVLCGLFASSHPGIHEIGLISILGLFCLMLSHLFVFPLLAGAIDRRRIRRRNLP
- the purF gene encoding amidophosphoribosyltransferase: MLEELHEECGVIGIYNGENVARNVAMGLYALQHRGQESAGFAITNGDKIRVRKSMGLVSTLLREYNVDELQGFAGIGHVRYSTTGSSTLANAQPILVSCKWGQLAIAHNGNLTNAAELREEMEEAGHIFQTTSDSEILLHEIARTQAPNVKEAIKKALSKLTGCFCIIIMTKDTMFVARDGYAFRPLSLARFGNSWCVASETCAFDLLGANYVRDILPGELLTITQDGLHSETFTKKGRLAHCIFEYIYFARPDSRIFEQICDKVRRKMGKQLARECPVDADIVIPVPDSSTTAALGYAREAGIKFEIGLLRNHYVGRTFIDPTQNVRAQKVRLKFNPIEGVLKNRKVCVVDDSIVRGTTLKILSKMIRDAGATEVHIRIASPPVAHACYFGMDFPNAGDLAASSMTPQEIAKMLGVESLGYLSIDGMKECTGAPAEYCAACFDGNYPEYIGKEAGKFSCG
- a CDS encoding endo-1,4-beta-xylanase, coding for MFLSRFKISAAAVLLFAATNFAQNVLSNGNMEYGDGGWYLWNNPDGPAKVELKLAEPGLGFDGSQGAKLVVKELPKIWWGLQLQPPKFLADSAYYKLTFKAKGNMPINAVVQGGAPDYRQKESASFELTDKWQTYSMTFLADQKGYGVNNVTFHVGLKKGWLQMDDVAIEKLGSLNSDWYAAADSRIDSLRKTKITVKANPDEQVHFKLTKHAFPFGTALALYKIEGNSKQDSIEKWFRSAAKKYFWYGVPENQFKWPEYEPKKGKLKKEELQEYISFAEKNKWKLRGHAIMWGIQQYNYDKHFSNPTSPKECKDFGKYLKLRIERDLKEYKGKFAEYDVWNEPLHEAYTFNMCGWNWLDSAFIWAHQVDPTAKLFINDYNVVAAGETDRYVTLIQGMLKRKIPIHGIGVQCHFGLRPVVPELIHERLDKLAALGLPIEVTELDFGDWQVGMNDPEEVQAEKYETFLRTVFSHPAVSGVLLWGFWDNHHWIKNGGIIASDGREKPAAKTIYNLWHKTWTTDTTATANADGIAEIRGFKGVYEITIDGKKQFIGVE